A genomic window from Diospyros lotus cultivar Yz01 chromosome 2, ASM1463336v1, whole genome shotgun sequence includes:
- the LOC127795217 gene encoding EIN3-binding F-box protein 1-like — protein sequence MPALVNYSGDDEIFSGGPVYSKDSRLSCSIDSHLDGHGPPRKRARVSSSLSCSDKRSEEGTPSIEVLPDECLFEIFRRLPGDEARSVSACVSKRWLMLLSSLRSSEICTNKNAKGGSDHVGAISGEEDMEFENDGCLTRSLEGKKATDIRLAAIAVGTLSCGGLVKLLIRGGSSTCSVTDKGLSAIARACPSLRVLSLWNVPFVGDEGLFEMAKECHSLEKLDLCQCPLISSKGLIAVAKNSPNLTSLEIESCPNIGNETLQELGRCCPKLQCVTIKDCPLVGDLGIAGLMSSASCVLAKLKLQALNITDFSLAVIGHYGKALASLVLSGLQRVSERGFWVMGKAQGLEKLASLTISSCWGTTDLSLESIGKGCRNLKHLWLRKCCFLSDGGLLGFAKATGSLESLQLEECNRITQLGILDTLSNCQSKLKSLAVIKCMGIRDVSLETPFLFPCESLRSLSIRSCPGFGNASLAKVGKLCPQLHQLDLTGLCGITDSGLLPLVESCEAGLVKVNLSGCLNLTDEVVSALVRLHGGTLQVLDLNGCGKVTDASLVAVADNCLVLNDLDLSKCSISDSGVAVLSCAEQLKLQILSLSGCFKISGKSILSLKKLGKHLVGLNLVSCNSISNSAIELLVRSLWRCDIVF from the exons ATGCCTGCTCTTGTCAATTACAGTG GAGATGATGAAATCTTTTCTGGGGGTCCAGTTTATTCGAAGGATTCGAGGCTCTCATGTTCGATTGATTCCCATTTGGATGGGCATGGTCCTCCTAGAAAGAGGGCTCGGGTTAGTTCCTCATTGTCTTGCTCAGATAAAAGGTCCGAGGAAGGGACACCATCCATTGAAGTACTTCCAGATGAATGCTTATTTGAGATTTTCAGACGCCTCCCCGGAGATGAAGCAAGGAGTGTCTCTGCTTGTGTGTCCAAGAGGTGGCTTATGCTTTTAAGCAGTCTTCGTAGTTCTGAGATCTGCACGAACAAGAATGCTAAGGGAGGATCAGATCATGTTGGCGCAATCTCTGGTGAGGAAGATATGGAGTTTGAGAATGATGGATGCCTTACAAGGAGTTTGGAAGGGAAGAAAGCAACGGATATAAGACTTGCTGCTATTGCAGTAGGAACTTTGAGCTGTGGGGGCCTCGTCAAGCTTTTAATCAGGGGAGGCAGCTCTACTTGTAGTGTCACCGACAAAGGACTCTCGGCGATTGCCCGTGCTTGCCCTTCTCTGAGGGTTCTCTCCCTGTGGAATGTCCCTTTCGTTGGTGATGAAGGTTTGTTTGAGATGGCCAAGGAATGCCACTCCTTGGAGAAGCTTGACCTCTGCCAATGCCCTTTGATTTCCAGCAAGGGTTTAATTGCAGTTGCAAAGAACTCCCCAAACTTGACTTCTTTGGAAATTGAATCTTGTCCGAATATTGGCAACGAGACCTTGCAAGAACTTGGAAGGTGCTGCCCAAAGCTGCAATGCGTCACTATCAAGGATTGTCCGCTTGTTGGGGATCTGGGAATTGCGGGCCTCATGTCATCAGCCTCTTGTGTCTTGGCAAAGCTTAAACTTCAGGCCCTGAACATAACAGATTTCTCTCTCGCCGTAATTGGGCATTACGGGAAGGCCCTTGCTAGTCTGGTTCTTAGTGGCCTCCAAAGAGTGAGCGAGAGGGGTTTTTGGGTCATGGGTAAAGCCCAGGGCTTGGAGAAATTGGCATCTCTGACCATTTCGTCGTGTTGGGGGACAACAGATCTAAGTCTTGAGTCAATTGGGAAGGGTTGCCGTAACCTGAAACATTTGTGGCTTCGTAAGTGTTGCTTTCTATCTGATGGTGGGTTGTTGGGTTTTGCCAAAGCCACTGGGTCTCTTGAAAGTTTACAATTGGAGGAGTGCAACAGGATCACCCAGTTGGGGATTTTGGATACACTCTCAAATTGTCAATCAAAGTTGAAGTCTCTAGCTGTCATTAAATGCATGGGAATCAGAGATGTATCTCTGGAAACACCTTTCCTCTTCCCTTGTGAATCGCTTCGCTCCTTGTCCATAAGAAGCTGCCCGGGTTTTGGAAATGCTAGCTTGGCAAAGGTGGGGAAACTGTGCCCTCAGCTACATCAGCTAGATCTGACTGGGCTTTGTGGAATTACAGATTCTGGGCTTCTTCCACTTGTGGAGAGCTGTGAGGCAGGACTAGTTAAGGTCAATCTCAGCGGTTGCTTGAATTTGACGGATGAAGTGGTCTCCGCATTGGTTAGGCTACACGGTGGAACCCTTCAAGTCCTGGATCTTAATGGCTGCGGAAAGGTTACAGATGCAAGCCTGGTGGCGGTTGCAGACAATTGCCTGGTACTGAATGATCTAGATCTGTCGAAGTGTTCGATCTCTGATTCTGGAGTTGCTGTTTTGTCTTGCGCAGAGCAGCTGAAGTTGCAGATCCTTTCCCTGTCTGGCTGCTTTAAGATATCCGGAAAGAGTATTCTCTCCCTGAAAAAATTAGGTAAACATCTGGTGGGACTAAATCTTGTAAGCTGCAATTCAATCAGCAACAGTGCCATAGAGCTACTTGTGAGGAGCTTGTGGAGATGCGATATCGTCTTCTAA